In Vigna radiata var. radiata cultivar VC1973A chromosome 3, Vradiata_ver6, whole genome shotgun sequence, the following proteins share a genomic window:
- the LOC106757232 gene encoding myb-related protein 306, with the protein MENRQGSPSCRTLSLRFKHSLPSIAGIHKGYKNKTRKRTFYFLFFPSYQMGRPPCCDKIGIKKGPWTPEEDIILVSYIQEHGPGNWRLVPSNTGLMRCSKSCRLRWTNYLRPGIKRGNFTDHEEKMIIHLQALLGNRWAAIASYLPQRTDNDIKNYWNTHLKKKLKKMQSEEGDDEGNNYDKGNSCSQPKGQWERRLQTDIHMAKQALCEALSLDKPSQIFPETKLPSTSSHPTSPNKTSSLYASSTENIARLLDNWMKKSPNKTESNYSMSNMVTTGSSSSEGTQSTQDQLDSLWSFHSQSVSAEENTNLVESKPNVETQVPLMLLENWLFEDGAPQCNEDLMNMSLEETTDGLF; encoded by the exons ATGGAAAATAGACAAGGCAGTCCCAGTTGCAGAACCTTGTCTTTGCGTTTCAAACACTCACTCCCTTCTATAGCAGGAATCCACAAGGGATACaagaacaaaacaagaaaaaggactttttattttttattttttccttcatacCAAATGGGAAGACCACCTTGCTGTGACAAAATTGGGATTAAGAAAGGGCCATGGACTCCTGAGGAAGACATCATCTTGGTCTCTTACATTCAAGAACATGGACCCGGGAATTGGAGATTGGTTCCCTCTAATACAG ggttgATGAGATGCAGCAAAAGCTGCCGACTCAGATGGACCAACTATCTCCGACCTGGAATCAAAAGAGGCAATTTCACCGATCATGAAGAGAAAATGATAATCCACCTCCAAGCCCTTTTGGGTAACAG ATGGGCTGCAATAGCCTCCTATCTTCCACAGAGGACAGACAATGACATAAAGAACTATTGGAATACCCATTTGAAAAAGAAGCTGAAGAAGATGCAGAGTGAGGAAGGTGACGATGAAGGTAACAATTATGACAAGGGAAACTCTTGTTCACAGCCAAAGGGTCAATGGGAGAGAAGACTTCAAACAGATATCCACATGGCCAAACAAGCCTTATGTGAGGCTTTGTCCCTTGACAAACCAAGCCAAATCTTCCCTGAGACCAAACTACCTTCGACTTCTTCCCATCCCACATCACCAAACAAAACATCATCCTTGTATGCCTCAAGCACAGAAAACATAGCCAGGTTGCTGGACAATTGGATGAAAAAATCTCCAAACAAAACCGAATCAAACTACTCCATGAGCAACATGGTAACCACAGGGTCTAGTTCGAGTGAGGGAACACAAAGCACACAGGACCAGCTTGACTCCTTGTGGAGCTTCCATTCACAGTCTGTGTCAGCAGAAGAGAACACGAACTTGGTGGAGAGCAAGCCAAACGTAGAGACGCAAGTGCCTCTGATGCTGCTGGAGAATTGGCTTTTCGAGGATGGTGCACCTCAGTGCAACGAAGATCTCATGAACATGTCACTAGAGGAAACTACAGATGGGTTGTTCTAG